The sequence below is a genomic window from Plasmodium gaboni strain SY75 chromosome 10, whole genome shotgun sequence.
AAGCATCTAATATTATACAATTATAATATAGTATATTCGGTTGATAATTTAGAAATATTTAGAGAAGACCCTAAACGAAAAGGATTTTACTATACAGGAATACCCATAGGATATGTTCATGATGTAAAACTAAAGgatcataatatatattgacatatatattgaCATTTATATtgacatatatattgaCATTTATATtgacatatatattgaCATTTATATtgacatatatattgacatttatatttacatttatatttacatttacatttatatttatctatgtatcattttatatttatagaggaattataatttatatacCTATTATAAAATCACCATACTATACAATACACAAGGTGGATCTAATTcaaacaaatattatatcgTTGGATTTGAAGTAGAACCACAAAGgtaaaattatatgttaattATTTATGAAGTATATGTAACGgaatattaataattatcatattaaGTTATACGttaatattcttatatatttatttataaattttttttttttttttttttttatagcGCTGATTTTACAATCAATGATGATTGTGTTCAGAATGAAAATACTATGATaatggaaaaaaataaatttgttacatttaaatatgatataagATATGTTAAAAGTGATAACTCTTTTCAACACCGATCAGAACATTATTATAGAAATTTGAATGATCAGAGCATGATACATTGGTTTTCTATTATTAATAGTATAATCCTcgttattttattatcctttttattaagCACCATATTAATTAAAGCATTACATAAagatttaaataaatacaataggattaatacaaatatatttgaaacCGATGATATGGATGACAGAGGATGGAAACTAGTTCATGGTGATGTTTTTAGAAAACCAAGAAATTCAACCTTCTTTTCAGCATTTGTAGGTGTTGGTATTCAAATTATGTTTATGATACTTGTGTGTGcattaattttattaattggagtttataaatataaacaaagatatagatatatacaaattatgttttttatttggATATGTATTAGTAGCATATCTGGTTATGCTTCTTCAATTTTATACAAGCTCTTTAAAAGTAAACATGTCAAATTAACTATTTTTAGAACATCACTTATTTATCCCTTTATCTTgtttcttatttttttccttataAATCTAGTATTACATTATGAACACTCCAACACAGCcatttcattttcttctttaaCGTCCGTGTGTATTTTGTGGTTTGGAATATCTGTACCTTTGATTTGTCTCGGATCATTTATAGGcaacaaaaaaaaaccaATCGAATTACCTGTACgtgttaataatattccAAGACACATTCCAAAACAACCAATGTTAAATTCATTCCTAGTATCATCCTTTATTGTTGGATCAATACTCTTCGcgtaaaaaaataaaaaataaaatataatataataaacgAAACgtttatgaatatttatgGATGTATAGATATATGAATgaatgaataaatataaaattatgtGTATTCCTAAATTAgtgttatatatatatatatatatatatatatatatttatatatttatatttatttacgTATGAACAACCTGCACatgttcatattattttattacttGTTCAGGACTATGTACACAGAactttttttcttatttacGTCATTGTGGAAAAGcaatatgtattatttatttggtaacattagaaatataaaataaagaaacaactccatataatataaaatgtgttttatgtaaacatatatatatatatatatatatatatatatatatatatatatatatttatttatttattttattttattttatttttgtaggatttttatttctggtaatatttttattagGCTTATTGAGTGCCCAATTATCAATTGCATTAACTTATTATACGCTTTCCTggtaaatatatttataatattgtatttttttaaaaaatgggagtatatatatatatgtatatatatattttttttttttttagtgAGGACTACAATTGGTGGTGGAAATCATTTGTTGCACCTGGATCTTCGGGATTGTTtctctttttatattccatttattatttctttattaaattaaatatatcaacCTTTTCAGaaacatttatttattttgcctattcatttattatgtCTTATAcatgttttatatatacagGAACAGCAGGGTTTTTAGCTTCTTTTGCTTTCCTGCGTAAAATATACTCATCCATAAAAGTTGATTAATCacataaaatatgaacatgcattgtatatatatatatatatactattcccattctatttatatatttatctaattttttttttgtacatttatttttttaattaagaaggaaaaataaaataataataaatgaaataatatatatatatatatatttatgtgttTGCTTCTTTTAAGTGTCtatcataaaaatacagattatactatatatctaaatataatacatttatttataagtgtatatgtatatatatatatatatatatatatatatatatatatatatttatttatttatttacttatttatttttatcttaatttgttttatgttgtcaatatatattttttttcccttttataaaattttcaattaattaaagaaaatagaaaaatgaaaatatacatcatttatttatgtatcTACAAATTTGTAATGTGGCGTTGCACtgttttttaaaatatacttttctattatatccaattttataatatttacCAAATATAAGGTatattgttaatatatgtattatatataaaaacaatgcgattttaattttgaatcatttataaattgaaacatatatattttaactTTTAAGGTTTATTAATAACAAGaaaaatgttttaatttataaatttattttatatatataatatatatatgaacacgtttttataacaaaaaaaaaaaaaaaaaaaaaaaattaatttattaataataatattatttttttttttattctttattttttatttttatttattttatttttcgTCTTTTCTTTACTCTTCTTAATAATTCCCCTTTTTATGAATTTCTTTGTtcctttattattattattattattattattattattattactttttattttatttttctttttattttttttactgtttttattaaattttgaaaaatgCAACTTGGgtgtttttttaaattgGAAGTTTTCCAAGTAGGATGGTATGTGAGTACCACTATTTTTAAcaaatttaataatatctttcatatatttaatattttcagAAGTAAAGAATGTGATAGCTTTTCCTTCTTTTCTATCAGATCTACAAGCTCTTCCTATTCTATgcatataattatatttgtCATAGCAAACATCATAATTTATAACAGTTTCAATACCTTTGATATCAATACCCCTACTTAATATATCAGTACATATAAGATACCATATATGTCCTTGTTGaaatttttcaaaaatattttttcgTTCATCTTTTGGTTTTTCTGATGTTAATAAAGCAATATATGATACAGATTTGTGTAAGTTGgtatatatcatatttgcttttattatactatctacaaatattaatactggtatatgtatttctttatttttaattaaattatttaatactAATAGTTTCTCTTCCTcattatttacatataataattcttgttttatattattatttattgtattaatattttttccaAAATATACTACTGTATAATTTGGACATAAGGTacttataaaatttttaatatttccTGGTAATGTTGCTGTAGtaaaaattttttgaatttttttattttgaatttcttttaataatgtaTTAACCTGTTCcaaaaattttatttcaaataatttatcaACTTCATCAAAAactataaaaaaacatttttttaaacttactttttttttttttttttcatccTTCTCTTCCTTTTCATGtatcatatttaataatatcatagGTGTACATACACATATATCAAttacattattttctataatatcatttaatttattaagatgaattatattaatatgtttataactttcaaataataataaggCTTGTTCATATATTTGACAAGCCAATTCATTAGTTGGTACTATAATTAaactttttataaaaatgaaattttcattaagattatttttaacacatatattttctaaattattattattactattattattgttatttattttatttattttattttttttttcatgttcttctaaatatatattattcaattTAATTAACAAAGGAATTAAGAATGAGCATGTTTTTCCACTACCTGTTTGAGATATACATATAgtattataatcatttaatatagATGGTATACACATTTTTTGTATACATGTTGgtcttttaaaatataatgtattttttatagtACTTAAcaatttttcatattctttatttattatatagcctttattatttgatttatcattattttttatttcttcttcttcatttgTACGAGTATTTAGCTTATTTTGTTCCATATCCTCTTCCTTATTGtctttattatcatcaccGTCACTATATGGCTTTATTTGATGATtcaatttatttatattactcATTTTATCATGttctttttcatcatctctttgattatttattatttttaaatattctaTAATATCATGAAAAAAGCGAATGGGAACAATATTcctatttatattttcatactcaacatttatttcattgattttcatataactattaatcatatttgcgttttcataaaattgagaatattttattccCTCACAACTTTGTAAAAgtttcttctttttttcatcttcatttgattcgttttctttttttatatttaatatattttttaaaggttttaaattttcttctttCAAACTCATCAAATCACCATTTTTCAAAGAGCTTTTCAAATTTAAACCATACGTCAGTTCTTTAATAACATCCATTATGttacataaaatataacaataagtataaatataaatatatatatatatatatttatttatttatttatataatataaatcttttcttttttctttcattgACCGAATATTACACTTGTTATGTAgaacatttttatttatgcaaattttttattattttatattaaatattatgattattttttttttaaatatcttaaaaatttacatgttgtacataaaaataaatattatgattatatataatataacatattatatatatttatctattttataaaaacgtcggatctttttttttatgagaacaacaaaaaaattatattttcataaatattgtttaataaagataataattatgaatgtcatttaaaattttttaataaaaatgttcttttataaatgattaattaaaaacaaacgaaatgaataaaataaaataaaataaaatatgagcctctttatatatataattatggaattatataaaaatatattttatataaaataatatatatatatatataatatattttcattatggtataataaataaaagaataaattatatagatataatattataatatatatatatatatatttttaaggTACCAATATTTAGTATTATGTACATACAATGCCTCCGAAGggaataatataaaaataagaataccttattttattattgcactaatataatatatgttaaatatatatatatataatatattaaaccatatgcctttttttttttttttttttaaatgttttGTAGATACTTAattcataaaatttatattttatttattttatttttatttaaatagTTTGTATAGTCTGGAAAGCACAGGGAATActgtatatttatttttaagaatattaaaaaaaaattaaggTAATATAAAGgataaataataaaatatataaatataaataaatattatataaatattatatatatatatatatatatatatatatatatagattgttagataaataatttttttttcttttcttctttGAAAAGAGTTccaaaataaataattattataaatatattatatatatttagttatttttatataattatcatatttcCTATTTTCagaaatataaagaaatcaagtaatttataatatcttcATATAAAAGGACCCTTCTTGGCAAgatcaaatatatatatttattatttataatatatatatatttctgTACAACTAGccatttattattattattattatttttttttttttttttctcataAAAATGGCTAACTATGCAGAAACATTTTCAGCATGGACAAGTATTTGCCTGACCGATCATACACTTTTAGGTGAAAATGACACTGAAGATGATATAAGAGAATTATGTGAAGAATCAGTTAAGACTTGTCCATTTGCAGCAGCTGTTTGCGTAAAGCCTGAATTTGTGAAATTTATAAATGAcacaataaaaaaagaaatatgtCCATTTAAGCCTAAAGTTGCGTGTGTAATTAATTTTCCTCATGGAACTGATGTTGTTGAAAAAGTATTGGAAGATACAAAAAAAGTATTAGAGGATGGAGTTGATGAAATTGATTTAgttataaattataaaaaggTTTTACAAAATGTTGAAGAAGGTTTAAAAGAAGCAACTGaattaacaaaaaaagtGAAGAATTTaatgaaagaaaaagtTTTAAAAGTTATAATTGAAACTGGAGAActtaaaaatgatgaattaattataaaaacaacTTTAGCAGTACTTGAAGGAGATGCTGATTTTGTAAAAACATCATCTGGAAAAGTTCCAGTTAATGCAACACCAGGAGCTGTTAAAGCAATAATTGAAGCAATGAAACAATATGTAGAAAAAAATCctcaaaaaaaagataaaatagGATTAAAGGTTGCTGGAGGTGTAGGAGATCTAAATTCAGCTAGCTATTATATCTTATTAGCAAGACGTTTTCTAAGTGCCCTTGCATGCCACCCAAATAATTTTCGTATTGGTTCTTCATCGCTTGTCCCTAAACTCAGGAAAATTATAGCACAAAACCCACCAGTATAaaattgtaatatatatatatataaaatagtCTTATCACTAATTCATATTGTTATATAGACcataacatatatattaacgTAATAACTATaagttttatattttttctttttctttttttttgtatcataaaagaaaaatatataatcacacatataaataaatatatatataaatataaatatatatatatatatatatatatatatattaatgacATTTTCTATCATCCTTTcaaatatttacattttattatttcattattttcttcatataatattatatgtgattattatcattatgtATATAGTACATACGTGTACACATATgtcttaatatatacacacatgatattatttattcatttttaatttgaAACATACGAAATTAACttacatatatgtaaataaaaatatacaagCAGTAATTAgtactatatatatattattacataagcttcttaatttatattttaatttataatttcctttttttgAGGAGGAGAGTTAACAAAAGGAGAAATAATTAAAGTgcaaatatataagtatttctatatatatatatatatatacatacatatatgtatgtatgtgTATGTAATTAAAAGGTCTATTAATTTTGGTTGTCAAActtttgtatatatatatatatatatatatataattaaggacaataaaataatgaggaatcataaaagaataaaaaaaaaaaaattaaatttcatatatattaaacaCAATCAAGGAAATATAAGAATTCAAAAGAAATCTGGAActataaaaagaaatatataataaaacgGAAAAGTATCAAATCACAcgataataaatatgtttatatatatatatatatatatatatatatatatatatattaaaaaaaaaaaaaaaaaagaaacaataattaaaatgataatatatataaatacttAAATGAAGGTAacacataatataattatctttaaaaaaataatgtatatatatatatatatatatatataatttaaaaaaaaaagataagggttaaaaaaaattatatatctatatataaaaaattgttaATTAGGAATACacataaaattaatacttttaattacacatatatatatatatatatatattttaaataaaatgattatgttaattattattcataatCCTACACAAACATTcgaatatatttaaagtTGATTGAAAATCTTCAAAgtttaatttaaaaataatagtGTTGGGTGTTGtcttttcctttttattttttagtTGTACATTTTTATGGATTGcattttctttatctttTTCGTCCAtctgtttttttttattttcatttaattttttcttttttaacCTTAACAATTTCCATGGGCAAAGACaaaagaacaaaaatatgaaaatgctaaaaaataaaatgaatatatatatatatatatatatatttatttatttatttatttatatatatatacatatatatatatatatttatttatatatatatatttatttaattatattattaccTTTTAAAGAAACAAATAATTGCTGAAAAAAAcgtttttcttttttttacatttatatcTGCTTTATATAAATCTACACCTTTGTTATTTAAatgtttttctttattatttttcgtttcattattattaattttagACAAAggtaaataaatattattgaagcttttttgtatttttgACAAGCacttaaaaaattttttggggttataataaatattctCCATAacattcatattatttttgattgttatttttatggatatgatataatcatgatttttattatttatatgtataacTTCGTTTCTTTTTGTCAAAGCTAATTCTTGATTTAAAAAACATATGACATTTTTGTCCTCCGATATGTCATTTGATACGTTCGTTTTGTTATATAAGGATGAAGCAAAGCTGTTATTTTCTTCCCCCGTCACATGttctaaaaatataaaaaaaaaaaaaataaatatatatatatatataaataaatataaatatatatatatatatatattttttttttacctATATTAAGAGTATAATTTGATGGTGTATTTTTTGATCTACTTTTTTTGGCTGTCTTACTACCCTTTTTCTTATAGTAACTATTTATTGCAAAACTATTATTTATAGtatgtataataatgtcaatttttttcatatcgttttttctaaataagaatacaattttattttcttgtatataaaagaaaagtTCTTTGGTgtatacaaaataatttctttttttagGTGCTTTAATATCTAAGAAATCTTGATGAGATAAGAAATATTTGAATGGTTCTTTTAATAGTACATATTTACTTATAATTTgattaattttaatatagcttataatattcatatgattaaaattatttttattaagaaaatctagataatttttatttctttgATAATAAACTAATTTAATACATGCTGTAAGTATTTTTTgcaaaatattattcattgTTAATAAACATAAGAGTAAGAAAACTATATGTccaaataataatatattaataatattaaatatattcaaaaagaaattaataaaaaaagaaaattttcttttattttttaaattgatttttaatttcttcataaaaattttatcTTCTCCTGataaatctttttttttcttcttcattttatataacatattataatataagaaattgactatattcatatatatacttatataataataaaataatttagtaatattaaatttattatattcctctatattattaaataccactactttttttctttcatattttttattaaatattaaaaacaCATTATCTgcattatttatatttacttttTCTACTAGATTTATTAATGATTGTAATATTAAAGtaatagaaaataatagggataatattaattgtataaataatacatatacaCCAATACATATTCTCTTTGcttttgaaaaaatataaataatatttaatcctattcttttaaaaaatctaaatattttattacaaACACCTCctcttttattatttcttttattttttattttttttatttttttatttttttttttattattttttactattttattttttttcttgttttttttctttggATTCATATCTGTTATTTTTGCATCATTTTTGTATTTAGTATTATAAGCACTTGTTgtctttttcttttttctttttttctcttcATCATATgcttttttaaaatgttcTGGATATGTGCATATATCCTTTGTATCATTTTTTCCTTCGCCACAAGAATTTACATCAACATCTGCATGTATACCAGGATCTATATCTGCATCTACATCTACATCAACATCTATATACGTGTCGTcatccatatatatatcccCCTTTTGTGATTCGCCCAATTTTTTCATGTATTgtaatttctttttcttttttttggaGACTTCATCTAATATgataacattttttttattattaaaaaggaAGGAATTGATAGAGGAGTTATTATCATCAATTACTAGTTTATGTAGgtctttatttttaatactctttgtgtacatataatttagATTGCCTGAACTATCAtgtttaatattattataagaatcattaaaataattatcataatctgaattattattatttgtgtgttgttttttaaaaaagttCCAACtaaaattctttttaaCAACTGATTCTTCATCActtaataaattattttgataagacgaattataatcatttaatagatgcataatatatttatcatcATTACTTAAAAAATCTTCCTTTTCATCTATAAATGAGCTTTCTCTAGATGGATCTATTAAATTtaagaaattatttttctctTGTTTTTTGTTTGTATAGTTAATTTgttgtattttattttttctttctttaATATGTTTTCTTAATTGgtgattattataattattattatatgtcGGATTGAATTTGGCTTTATCATAACCTtgttgataataatgataattaaGGGTAGTATTATGATACATGtaattgttattataataatcattacaatataaataattattatgatgaCTACCATAGatactattaatattattattattgttgtttTTGTTGCTATATTTTGTTGAATATTCATTAGTGTctttttcatcatcatatCTATTCTTTTTAGATAGTGTGTCCtcattaattatataaaaaaattcattGAAGGCATTTTTGACATGTGCTATTAAAGATGTTGGACTTccaataatattaaaagaaattaataagTTTGATATATTAACTATAGTttgattataataaaaattttgtagaaaatttattaataaactataatttgtaaatatatgtatatttgataagctttttaaatatatattacaattaGATATATCTCctaatttattatatgcacttatatgttctttataaaataaatcattaACATGATTTgttaattcttttttatattctgattggaaatttaataaaatatttattttatctatacttatatattgtaaatatacatatttattattaatatcatttttttcaataacagttgttttttttttttttatttgaacAGATCTTTCATTCtgaattatattattataataatttatagtactctttttttttatattataatattctccttctacattatatatattattatttatatttaaatataaatctttttttttttttttttcttcatctaTCATAAAAGAttccatattattcattccacttaaaatattattatcaataatattattatcacgttcattttgtattttttttcttttctcATCTACATTTAATAAGAAACTCTCATTCTTTTCTATATCAcatcttttaatattatcagtattttttataatatttatagatgaataataattatcttTTAATGGCTCTTCCATCTCTTGTTTATGTTTTTGTTGTATTACACCTCGTTGGTGttgtgtatatattttttgtcGTCCTTCTTgttcttcttcattttcttcttcattttcttgttggtgttttattttttcttcttcttctcTCATCATACTTATTTCTCTCACTTGTGCCTTTTCATAATTACATGTGTTGAATCCATTTTCTACTCCTTGATCGTGTGCATgtttttttgtattaaaattatgaaatgttttataaaaataaaacaatatagTTATTGAATTAATATCTGCATT
It includes:
- a CDS encoding putative deoxyribose-phosphate aldolase, translated to MANYAETFSAWTSICLTDHTLLGENDTEDDIRELCEESVKTCPFAAAVCVKPEFVKFINDTIKKEICPFKPKVACVINFPHGTDVVEKVLEDTKKVLEDGVDEIDLVINYKKVLQNVEEGLKEATELTKKVKNLMKEKVLKVIIETGELKNDELIIKTTLAVLEGDADFVKTSSGKVPVNATPGAVKAIIEAMKQYVEKNPQKKDKIGLKVAGGVGDLNSASYYILLARRFLSALACHPNNFRIGSSSLVPKLRKIIAQNPPV
- a CDS encoding putative RNA helicase — protein: MDVIKELTYGLNLKSSLKNGDLMSLKEENLKPLKNILNIKKENESNEDEKKKKLLQSCEGIKYSQFYENANMINSYMKINEINVEYENINRNIVPIRFFHDIIEYLKIINNQRDDEKEHDKMSNINKLNHQIKPYSDGDDNKDNKEEDMEQNKLNTRTNEEEEIKNNDKSNNKGYIINKEYEKLLSTIKNTLYFKRPTCIQKMCIPSILNDYNTICISQTGSGKTCSFLIPLLIKLNNIYLEEHEKKNKINKINNNNNSNNNNLENICVKNNLNENFIFIKSLIIVPTNELACQIYEQALLLFESYKHINIIHLNKLNDIIENNVIDICVCTPMILLNMIHEKEEKDEKKKKKVSLKKCFFIVFDEVDKLFEIKFLEQVNTLLKEIQNKKIQKIFTTATLPGNIKNFISTLCPNYTVVYFGKNINTINNNIKQELLYVNNEEEKLLVLNNLIKNKEIHIPVLIFVDSIIKANMIYTNLHKSVSYIALLTSEKPKDERKNIFEKFQQGHIWYLICTDILSRGIDIKGIETVINYDVCYDKYNYMHRIGRACRSDRKEGKAITFFTSENIKYMKDIIKFVKNSGTHIPSYLENFQFKKTPKLHFSKFNKNSKKNKKKNKIKSNNNNNNNNNNNKGTKKFIKRGIIKKSKEKTKNKINKNKK
- a CDS encoding putative endomembrane protein 70, with the protein product MIIKHVLFSFILFVCYIIKYAEAYLPGMNPTTYKEGDPVIINIKNLSSRRAVTTLDYFSFPFCSSNNSKLSGEKAPNIFKILLGDTLHDTNIETTFLNDKKCAFYCKIFIDNNVYEKYKHLILYNYNIVYSVDNLEIFREDPKRKGFYYTGIPIGYVHDRNYNLYTYYKITILYNTQGGSNSNKYYIVGFEVEPQSADFTINDDCVQNENTMIMEKNKFVTFKYDIRYVKSDNSFQHRSEHYYRNLNDQSMIHWFSIINSIILVILLSFLLSTILIKALHKDLNKYNRINTNIFETDDMDDRGWKLVHGDVFRKPRNSTFFSAFVGVGIQIMFMILVCALILLIGVYKYKQRYRYIQIMFFIWICISSISGYASSILYKLFKSKHVKLTIFRTSLIYPFILFLIFFLINLVLHYEHSNTAISFSSLTSVCILWFGISVPLICLGSFIGNKKKPIELPVRVNNIPRHIPKQPMLNSFLVSSFIVGSILFATMYTELFFLFTSLWKSNMYYLFGFLFLVIFLLGLLSAQLSIALTYYTLSCEDYNWWWKSFVAPGSSGLFLFLYSIYYFFIKLNISTFSETFIYFAYSFIMSYTCFIYTGTAGFLASFAFLRKIYSSIKVD